A single region of the Ziziphus jujuba cultivar Dongzao chromosome 10, ASM3175591v1 genome encodes:
- the LOC107410949 gene encoding serine/threonine-protein kinase BSK5 isoform X1: MGARCSKFSLCFWPSNIKSNINDSSDIENGSNNEKDSLPGFSEFSLDQLRAATSGFSSENIVSEHGEKAPNVVYKGKLEDDRWIAVKRFNKSAWPDTRQFLEEARAVGLLRSERLANLIGCCCDGDERLLVAEFMPNETLSKHLFHWENQPMKWAMRLRVALYLAQALEYCSSKGRGLYHDLNAYRILFDQDGNPRLSCFGLMKNSRDGKSYSTNLAFTPPEYLRTGRVTPESVVYSFGTLLLDLLSGKHIPPSHALDLIRGKNFLMLMDSCLEGHFSNDDGTELVRLASRCLQYEPRERPNAKSLVIALSPLQKESEQVPSYVLMGIPHGNTPQKQTQLSPLGEACSRLDLTAIHEILEKVGYKDDEGVANELSFQMWTNQIQETLNSKKHGDTAFRAKDFMTAIDSYTQFIDGGTMISPTVFARRCLCYLMSDMPQAALGDAMQAQVVNPEWPTAFYLQAAALKSLGMENDALEILKDGVSLESKKHRN, translated from the exons ATGGGAGCTCGTTGCTCCAAATTCTCTCTTTGCTTCTGGCCTTCTAATATCAAATCGAATATCAATGATTCCTCTGATATCG AGAATGGGAGCAATAACGAGAAAGACTCATTGCCTGGATTTAGCGAGTTCAGCTTGGACCAGCTCAGAGCGGCTACTTCTGGATTTTCGTCGGAGAACATTGTGTCGGAGCACGGTGAGAAAGCTCCTAATGTTGTGTACAAAGGCAAGCTCGAAGACGATCGGTGGATCGCCGTGAAGCGGTTCAACAAGTCGGCCTGGCCCGATACTCGGCAATTCCTG GAGGAAGCCAGAGCTGTCGGACTGCTAAGAAGTGAGCGGTTAGCGAATTTGATTGGTTGTTGCTGCGATGGCGATGAGAGACTGCTAGTTGCGGAGTTTATGCCTAATGAGACTCTCTCCAAGCATCTTTTCCATT GGGAAAACCAGCCGATGAAATGGGCAATGAGGCTGCGAGTGGCTTTGTATCTGGCACAAGCTTTGGAATACTGCAGCAGTAAAGGGCGAGGATTATATCACGACCTTAATGCATATAGGATCTTGTTCGATCAG GATGGTAATCCCAGACTCTCCTGCTTTGGTCTTATGAAAAATAGTAGAGATGGCAAGAGCTATAGTACTAACCTGGCCTTCACCCCTCCAGAATATTTAAGGACTG GAAGAGTGACACCAGAAAGTGTGGTTTACAGTTTTGGCACCCTATTGCTTGATCTACTAAGTGGCAAACATATACCTCCCAGTCAT GCACTTGACCTCATACGTGGCAAAAATTTTTTGATGCTGATGGACTCATGCTTGGAAGGTCATTTCTCAAACGATGATGGAACTGAACTCGTACGGTTAGCTTCACGGTGTTTACAATATGAACCTCGTGAGAGGCCAAATGCCAAGTCTCTTGTCATTGCTCTCTCTCCTCTTCAAAAAGAATCCGAG CAGGTTCCATCATACGTTTTAATGGGCATTCCACATGGAAACACACCCCAAAAGCAAACACAACTGTCACCTCTTGGTGAAGCTTGCTCAAGATTAGATCTTACTGCAATTCATGAAATATTGGAGAAGGTCGGATACAAGGATGATGAGGGAGTTGCAAATGAG CTTTCTTTCCAAATGTGGACAAATCAAATACAAGAGACACTGAATTCTAAGAAGCATGGAGATACTGCATTTCGAGCTAAAGACTTCATGACTGCCATAGATTCTTACACTCAA TTCATTGATGGTGGGACCATGATATCACCGACTGTGTTTGCGAGGCGTTGCTTGTGTTACTTGATGAGTGACATGCCACAAGCAGCGCTTGGGGATGCAATGCAAGCCCAAGTGGTAAACCCTGAGTGGCCTACTGCTTTCTATCTTCAGGCGGCTGCTTTGAAGAGCCTGGGGATGGAAAACGATGCACTGGAAATTCTAAAAGATGGTGTATCCTTGGAAAGCAAAAAGCATAGAAACTGA
- the LOC107410949 gene encoding serine/threonine-protein kinase BSK5 isoform X2 — translation MGARCSKFSLCFWPSNIKSNINDSSDIENGSNNEKDSLPGFSEFSLDQLRAATSGFSSENIVSEHGEKAPNVVYKGKLEDDRWIAVKRFNKSAWPDTRQFLEEARAVGLLRSERLANLIGCCCDGDERLLVAEFMPNETLSKHLFHWENQPMKWAMRLRVALYLAQALEYCSSKGRGLYHDLNAYRILFDQDGNPRLSCFGLMKNSRDGKSYSTNLAFTPPEYLRTGRVTPESVVYSFGTLLLDLLSGKHIPPSHALDLIRGKNFLMLMDSCLEGHFSNDDGTELVRLASRCLQYEPRERPNAKSLVIALSPLQKESEVPSYVLMGIPHGNTPQKQTQLSPLGEACSRLDLTAIHEILEKVGYKDDEGVANELSFQMWTNQIQETLNSKKHGDTAFRAKDFMTAIDSYTQFIDGGTMISPTVFARRCLCYLMSDMPQAALGDAMQAQVVNPEWPTAFYLQAAALKSLGMENDALEILKDGVSLESKKHRN, via the exons ATGGGAGCTCGTTGCTCCAAATTCTCTCTTTGCTTCTGGCCTTCTAATATCAAATCGAATATCAATGATTCCTCTGATATCG AGAATGGGAGCAATAACGAGAAAGACTCATTGCCTGGATTTAGCGAGTTCAGCTTGGACCAGCTCAGAGCGGCTACTTCTGGATTTTCGTCGGAGAACATTGTGTCGGAGCACGGTGAGAAAGCTCCTAATGTTGTGTACAAAGGCAAGCTCGAAGACGATCGGTGGATCGCCGTGAAGCGGTTCAACAAGTCGGCCTGGCCCGATACTCGGCAATTCCTG GAGGAAGCCAGAGCTGTCGGACTGCTAAGAAGTGAGCGGTTAGCGAATTTGATTGGTTGTTGCTGCGATGGCGATGAGAGACTGCTAGTTGCGGAGTTTATGCCTAATGAGACTCTCTCCAAGCATCTTTTCCATT GGGAAAACCAGCCGATGAAATGGGCAATGAGGCTGCGAGTGGCTTTGTATCTGGCACAAGCTTTGGAATACTGCAGCAGTAAAGGGCGAGGATTATATCACGACCTTAATGCATATAGGATCTTGTTCGATCAG GATGGTAATCCCAGACTCTCCTGCTTTGGTCTTATGAAAAATAGTAGAGATGGCAAGAGCTATAGTACTAACCTGGCCTTCACCCCTCCAGAATATTTAAGGACTG GAAGAGTGACACCAGAAAGTGTGGTTTACAGTTTTGGCACCCTATTGCTTGATCTACTAAGTGGCAAACATATACCTCCCAGTCAT GCACTTGACCTCATACGTGGCAAAAATTTTTTGATGCTGATGGACTCATGCTTGGAAGGTCATTTCTCAAACGATGATGGAACTGAACTCGTACGGTTAGCTTCACGGTGTTTACAATATGAACCTCGTGAGAGGCCAAATGCCAAGTCTCTTGTCATTGCTCTCTCTCCTCTTCAAAAAGAATCCGAG GTTCCATCATACGTTTTAATGGGCATTCCACATGGAAACACACCCCAAAAGCAAACACAACTGTCACCTCTTGGTGAAGCTTGCTCAAGATTAGATCTTACTGCAATTCATGAAATATTGGAGAAGGTCGGATACAAGGATGATGAGGGAGTTGCAAATGAG CTTTCTTTCCAAATGTGGACAAATCAAATACAAGAGACACTGAATTCTAAGAAGCATGGAGATACTGCATTTCGAGCTAAAGACTTCATGACTGCCATAGATTCTTACACTCAA TTCATTGATGGTGGGACCATGATATCACCGACTGTGTTTGCGAGGCGTTGCTTGTGTTACTTGATGAGTGACATGCCACAAGCAGCGCTTGGGGATGCAATGCAAGCCCAAGTGGTAAACCCTGAGTGGCCTACTGCTTTCTATCTTCAGGCGGCTGCTTTGAAGAGCCTGGGGATGGAAAACGATGCACTGGAAATTCTAAAAGATGGTGTATCCTTGGAAAGCAAAAAGCATAGAAACTGA
- the LOC107410944 gene encoding phosphatidylinositol:ceramide inositolphosphotransferase 1, protein MVVNVNREAPKLWRKISTELFVEISLLAENWKYLLAGIFFQYLHGLAAHGIHYLHRPGPTLQDAGFFFLPELGKQRAYMSESLFSTIFCSFALWTFHPFIFQSKKIYTVLVWCRVLAFLVACQSLRIITFYSTHLPGPNYHCREGSKLARLPPPQSVLEVLLINFPRGVIYGCGDLIFSSHMIFTLVFVRTYQIYGSKRCIKQFGWVLAVIQSLLIIASRKHYTVDVVVAWYTVNLVVFFLDKRLPEMPDRSSGSTSILPLTNKDKDSKNKEELQKLTDINSVGPTD, encoded by the exons ATGGTGGTCAACGTCAATCGTGAGGCTCCTAAG CTATGGCGGAAAATATCCACAGAGTTATTCGTAGAGATTTCACTTCTTGCAGAGAATTGGAAGTACCTTCTGGCCGGAATTTTTTTTCAg TATCTTCATGGATTAGCTGCCCATGGTATACATTACTTGCACCGCCCTGGACCAACACTTCAGGATGCCGGTTTTTTCTTTCTACCG GAACTTGGTAAACAAAGAGCTTATATGAGTGAGAGTCTCTTTTCTACTATCTTTTGTTCTTTTGCCTTG TGGACTTTTCACCCTTTCATTTTTCAGAGCAAAAAAATCTACACAGTTCTTGTGTGGTGTAGGGTTCTTGCCTTTTTGGTT gcTTGTCAAAGTCTCCGGATAATCACATTCTATTCCACTCATCTTCCTGGTCCAAACTACCATTGTCGTGAg GGCTCAAAACTTGCTCGGCTGCCCCCTCCACAGAGTGTACTTGAAGTCCTCTTAATAAACT TTCCCCGAGGAGTTATATATGGCTGTGGTGATTTGATTTTTTCCTCACATATGATTTTCACCTTAGTATTTGTGCGCACATATCAAATTTATGGATCAAAaag ATGCATTAAGCAGTTTGGTTGGGTACTTGCTGTGATCCAAAGCCTTCTGATTATAGCTTCACGCAAGCATTATACGGTTGACGTTGTTGTCGCATG GTATACCGTCAATTTGGTAGTATTCTTCCTTGATAAAAGACTGCCAG AAATGCCTGACCGGTCTTCAGGTTCTACATCTATACTTCCACTGACCAACAAAGATAAAGATAGCAAGAACAAAGAAGAGCTGCAAAAACTCACTGACATCAACTCTGTTGGTCCAACAGACTGA